AACGCATTCCTAGGTGTATGTCACTCAATGGCTCACAAAATTGGTGCTGAGTTCCACCTACCACACGGTCTTGCAAACGCACTACTTATCTCAAACGTTGTACGTTACAACGCGAACGATAACCCAACTAAGCAGACTGCATTCTCTCAGTACGACCGCCCACAAGCACGTCGTCGTTACGCTGAAGTTGCTGACCACCTAGGCCTAAGCCAAGCTGGTGACCGTACTGCTCAGAAGATTGAACGTCTACTGACTTGGTTAGAAGAGCTTAAAGTTGACCTAGACATCCCACTGTCTATCCAAGCTGCGGGTGTTAACGAGTCTGACTTCATCGCTAAACTAGACGAGCTAGCTGTTGAAGCGTTCGATGACCAGTGTACAGGTGCTAACCCACGTTACCCTCTAATTACTGAGCTTAAAGAAGTTCTAACAACGTCTTACTTCGGTAAAGCATACGTTGAAGGTGAAACTTTTGAAGGTACGACTGTAATTTTGAAGAAAGCTGACCAAAAGCCAGCTGAAGAAAAAGCAGCACCAAAAGCTAAAAAAGAAAAAGCTAACGCATAATAAGTAAGCATTAGTTTGAGATAGGTTTTCGCTAGCACGATACTTATCTATCGGGAAATTCAAAGCCCCAACCGAAAGGTTGGGGCTTTTTTTATGTGAATTGAAATAGGCTTATTTTTTATTATCCATTTACACCTCCGCAGACGCTTACACCTCTGCAGCTACAACCCGTCCACTAAAGTAATCATTAGAGACAATGTATTCCGTTGTTCTGGTCAGTTCGTCTTGCAGTTGTGCCCAGTGACACCCATTGAGCTTGCCTTCGGAGTTATGAACGGCAGGGACAACACCGCCGACTCGAATACCAAATGGCGTCAGTTCTTTCGCCCAGCTATGGGTAAAGCCGGTAATCATGGAGTTTGCGCTCTCTAAGCCTGACACATCATGAAAGTCATCGTGAGATATCACATTCACAATCACGCCTTCTTTGTCTTGCTCTCGTAACCTCTCTGCACTGATTTGCCCAAATGCGAAAAGGGTCGATGCCATAGCAGACAGATCATTGATAAAGCTACTGACAGGCTGATCGCCAATTAGACTAGGCATTGGGGAACTTATCCAATTATTGACCAGAACATCGGGTGTAGTGTTAAAGGTGGCTTGAATAAAATCAAATACGCTGAGAATAGCTTGGCTGTCATTCCCCTCGAGCGTGTAATGGTAAACAGAGTCGGAGAAGCGGGCGCATTGTAAATAAGTCGCCTGAAGTGCTTTTGCGTCTT
Above is a window of Vibrio atlanticus DNA encoding:
- a CDS encoding SDR family oxidoreductase, giving the protein MEIKSSIILVTSAGSRLGGTIANHFVNLGATVILCDKDAKALQATYLQCARFSDSVYHYTLEGNDSQAILSVFDFIQATFNTTPDVLVNNWISSPMPSLIGDQPVSSFINDLSAMASTLFAFGQISAERLREQDKEGVIVNVISHDDFHDVSGLESANSMITGFTHSWAKELTPFGIRVGGVVPAVHNSEGKLNGCHWAQLQDELTRTTEYIVSNDYFSGRVVAAEV